TTTACTGCCTAAAGGAAGGTGAGTTTATAGCTCTGACTGGTGAAAAGAATTATTGGCAACAACAAATAGTAAAAACTAATCTGAATAGAGACTAACCTGTAAAAATTGTAAATATTAGGAGGGATATTCGATGCAGAAGGTATCAAGCGTATGGCAAGGGGGCCAAAAAAACAGCGTTTTTTTTAATCAGGATATTAATTTGCTAATTGATGAGAAAGGACCGAGACCGACAGATCTGCTATTGGCAGGGTTAATCGGCTGCAGTCAGGGGGTTTTCCTGGAAATCATAGAAAAAATGAGGATTAAGGTCAATAGCATTAGCATGGAGGTAGAGGCAGAGCGT
This Desulfosporosinus orientis DSM 765 DNA region includes the following protein-coding sequences:
- a CDS encoding OsmC family protein; amino-acid sequence: MQKVSSVWQGGQKNSVFFNQDINLLIDEKGPRPTDLLLAGLIGCSQGVFLEIIEKMRIKVNSISMEVEAERESEPPKLFSKIALNYHIEVNEGLESKVVRAIKLVEQYCTVFNIMKLSADIEVSCYINGVPSRVFPESQAD